CGTCGACGGCCTTGGACGGATCGGTGCCCAGCGGGCAGCTCGGCTGCTTCGCGCAATCGGTGGCGTAGTCGTTGAACGCGTCCTGGAATCCCTTGGCCTGACGCAGATCGGCTTCGATCGGGTCGGCGTTGGGGTCGACGGCGCCGTCAAGAATCATCGCCCGCACTTTCTGCGGGAAGGCCTCGGCGTAGGCCGACCCGATCCGGGTGCCGTAGGAGTAGCCCAGGTAGGTCAGCTTGTCGTCGCCCAGCGCCGCGCGGATGGCGTCCAGATCCCTGGCGACGTTGACCGTTCCGACATTGGCCAGGAAATCCTTGCCCATCTTGTCGACGCACCGGCCGACGAACTGTTTGGTCTCGTCCTCGATGTGGGCGACACCGGCCGGGCTGTAGTCGACGTTCGGTTCGGTGCGCAGCCGGTCATTGTCGGCATCGGAGTTACACCAGATCGCGGGACGCGACGACCCCACACCGCGCGGATCGAACCCGACCAGATCGAATCGCTCGCGCACCCGCTTGGGCAACGTCTGCACGACGCCCAGCGCCGCCTCGATGCCGGATTCGCCGGGCCCGCCGGGGTTGATCACCAGCGAGCCGAGCTTGTCCCCGGTCGCGGGGAAACGAATCATCGCCAGCGTCGCGACGTCGCCGCCGGGGTGGTCGTAGTCCACGGGCACGGCAAGCTTGCCACACAAGGCTCCGCCCGGAAGCTTCACCGATCCGCTGGCGACCCGGCACGGCGTCCACTCCACCGGCTGCCCCAATTTAGGCCCCGCCATCAGCGGGTGTCCGCCGACAACGCGCACGCAGCCTCCAAGAAGCAGCGACACCGCAGCGATCGCTGTCGAGACCAGCACCAGGCGCGCGATCTTGTCGCGGCGAGTCAGACCCATGTCAACACATGCTGCCAGAGACAACCTGAGACTTTCGTGAGCGGCCGCGGCCCCCGACCGCGCAATGGCACGTCTCACACTCCGCGACGGTGCAAGTGCATAGAAGAAATGGCAGAATGACGGAAGTCAGACGAACCCGGGGACCATATCCGGCCACGAGGATCGACCCGACCACTATTTAGGGACAATGATGTCTGAGCACAACGTTTATGGTGCCGGCGCGGCGCGTGAAGCTGCCAAAGCGCCCCGAACCAAGATTCGCACCCACCACTTACAGAAGATGAAGGCCGAAGGCCACAAGTGGGCCATGCTCACGGCCTACGACTATTCGACTGCCCGCGTCTTCGACGACGCCGGCATCCCGGTTTTGCTGGTCGGCGATTCGGCGGCCAACGTCGTGTACGGCTACGACACCACCGTGCCGATCTCCATCGACGAGCTCATCCCGCTGGTTCGCGGCGTTGTCCGCGGCGCTCCGCACGCCCTCGTCGTGGCCGACCTGCCGTTCGGCAGCTACGAGGCCGGGCCCGCCGCCGCGCTGGCCGCCGCCACCCGATTCATGAAGGAAGGCGGCGCGCACGCCGTCAAACTCGAGGGCGGTGAGCGGGTAGCCGAGCAGATCGCCTGCCTGAGCGCGGCGGGCATCCCGGTGATGGCGCACATCGGCTTCACGCCGCAAAGCGTCAACAGCCTCGGCGGCTTCCGGGTGCAGGGCCGCGGTGATGCCGCGGAGCAGACCGTTCACGACGCGATCGCCGTCGCCGAGGCGGGGGCGTTCTCCGTCGTCATGGAAATGGTGCCCGCCGAACTGGCCACCCAGATCACCGGCAAGCTGACCATCCCGACAGTCGGGATCGGCGCCGGCCCGAACTGCGACGCGCAGGTGCTGGTCTGGCAGGACATGGCCGGAATGAGCAGCGGCAAGGCGGCGCGATTCGTCAAGCGATTTGCGAACGTCGGCGATGAATTACGCCGCGCCGCTACCCAATACGCGGAAGAAGTGGCTGGCGGAGTTTTCCCCGCCGACGAACACTGCTTCTGAGCTACTGCATTTGGCATCGATTCTTGAAATCGGTCAACGGCTGCCGAATCGCCTCCAGGTCGGCGTGCGCCTGCGGATTGGCATCCATATATTGCTTGATCTGATCCCCAATCTCGCTGCGCGGCTGCCCTTTTAAGCTGGTGAAGTAGGCGTTGACGTCCGGATGGCTGAACAGATACACCGACGTGGCCGCCGCGACACCCGACGAAACCTGGGCGAGGTCGGCTGCCGTGCAGTTCGGCGGCGCGGGCGCCGGATCGGGGTCCGCAGCGGCCGAGCCGACGGCGGCGAAAAGCATTGCGCCGCTGACAACGGCGGCGGCAATTCCGCCGATGACCGCACGCGACGTGCCGAGTGCGAAAAACACCATCGGTAGCTCCTCCATCAGGTCTGTGAAACTTAACGGCAGGCACACCATAAGCGGATTCGGCGATCCCATGGACCAAATTCGTCCAGCTGGCAAAGAGACAGAATTCCGCCGCGGCGGCTGCCGGGGTCGATATGCTTACCAAATGAATCGGCGCCGTTGGATCGGAGTGCTGTTGGCGGTGTTGGCGATGAGCCCAATTCCGGGAGTCGTCGTCGCGATGCACTCTGACGGCCAAGCGGAAGCCACCGTCTGTGTCGGTGCCGGGCGGCGTGTGTCGGTCAGTGGGTGCGCCAACGTCGCCGACGCCATCCAGCGCTACGTGCCGCCGCCGGCGGAATACGCGCCGATGCCGGAAGACCCTCCGCCGCCACCTCCCCCGCCCCCGTAATCGCCGGCGCCGGCCCGATCCATCCTCCAAGGCCAGCCGTGACGGACACGCCGCAGCAACGATCACTGCCGGCCGGGCAACCGCGGTGTGGCACCCTATGGGGTAACCATTTACGAGCGTCGATGACCGTGTAAGGCCGCGTCGGCGCGCCCTTACGGAGCCGAAAGAAATGCCAGAACCCTCGCGCCACCTGGAGGTGGAGCGCAAGTTCGACGTCCCCGAATCGACCGTCACACCGTCGTTCGAAGGCATCGCGGCGGTGGCCCGGGTAGAGACATTGCCGACGCAGTCGCTCGACGCGATGTACTTCGACACGCAGACGCAGGACCTCGCCCGCAACAAGATCACGCTGCGGCGCCGCACCGGTGGCCACGACGCCGGCTGGCACCTCAAGTTGCCGGCCGGACCCGACGCCCGCACCGAGATCCGCACACCCCTGGGCTCCGCGGACGACGACACCGTCCCCCGCCAATTGCTGGACGTGGTGCTGGCGATCGTCCGCGACCGGCCCATCAAACCCGTCGCCCGCATCACGACTCAACGTGAAAGCCAGGTGCTGTACGGCATCGAGGGCGCTCCGTTCGCGGAGTTCAGCAACGATCACGTCCGCGCGTGGTCGGCGAATGCGACCGACAGCCCCGACGCGGAGCCCGTCGTGCAGGAGTGGCGCGAGTGGGAACTCGAGCTCGACGAATCACGCGGGGCCTCTGATACCGAGCTGCTGAGCCGCTTGAGCAACCGGCTCCTGGACGCCGGCGGCGAACCTGCGGGTCACGCGTCCAAGCTTGCGCGGGTGCTCGGGACGACGGTGCCGTCCAACGGGACCAAGCCACCCAAAGATCCGGTACAGCGCGCGGTAGCCGAGCAGGTCGACGAGCTTGTGGTGTGGGATCGCGCGGTGCGCGCCGACGTATACGACTCGGTGCACCAGATGCGGGTCACCACACGCAAAATCCGCAGCCTGCTGAAGGACTCCCAAGCGGGATTGTCCGACGACACGCACGCCTGGGTGCTCGACGAACTGCGTGAGCTCGCCGGCGTCTTGGGTGTGGCACGCGATGCCGAGGTGCTCGCGCAGCGGTACGAGGAAGCGCTGGACCGGCTGTCACCGGAGCTGGTGCGGGGACCGGTGCGCGAACGCCTTGTCGAGGGCGCCAAACGCCGCTACCAGTCCGGCTTGCGGCGGTCGTTGATCGCCATGCGGTCGCAGCGCTACTTCCGGTTGCTCGACGCGCTTGATTCGATCGTGGCGCAAAGCCCGGACACCGATTCCGGTGAGCAACCGGCGCCGGTCACCATTGACGCCGCCTACAAGAAGGTGCGCAAGGCCGCAAAGGCCGCCGCCGAAGCCGACCAGGCCGTCCAGGAGGAGCACGTCGAGCCGTCCGCCGACGAGGACCATCAGGACGACGAAGAGCACGATCGCGACGAGGCGTTGCACGTAATTCGCAAGCGCGCCAAGCGGCTCCGCTATACCGCGGCGGCGACCGGAGCCGACGACGTGTCCAAGCAAGCCAAGGCCATTCAGTCGTTGCTCGGCGATCATCAAGACAGCGTGGTCAGCCGTGATCACCTGGTCCAGCAGGCCGACGCCGCCCACGCCGCGGGCGAAGACACCTTTACCTACGGTCTGCTCTACCAGGAGGAGTCCGACCTGGCCGAGAGCTGCCGTCAGCAGCTCGACGAGGCGCTGCGCAAACTCGACAAGTCGGTGAAGAAAACGCACTGATGCCCGTTGGCTTTGTTGGTGCGAGCTGCGACCCCGCTAGGCTGGTGCACATCAAACGGCCCGAGGAGATTGTGATGCGTCGCGGAATATTCGGCACCCCCATAGTGGCCGCCGTCAACGCTGTCGCGGCCAAGCTCATCGATACGCCGCTGTTGGGCAGTGTTGTCCGCCGAAACACGGTGTTGATTTCCTACGTCGGCCGTCGCTCAGGCAAGACGTTCACCACACCGGTGAGTTACCGGCGGATCGGTGACGAGATTGCCATCCGTGTCATGCTTCCCGACGCCAAGAACTGGTGGCGAAACTTCCTGGACGGCGGCGGCCCGATTACGCTGCAGCTCAACGGAACCGACCAAAGTGGGCACGCCGTCGCGACCCGCGACGACCGGGGCCGGGTGACCGTCACAGTCAAGCTGGACGACCGGTAGGCCGATTCCCGAGATCCATCGGCGAAGACCCTAGCCGAGACACGTCGCAGGCGTAAGGCGGGCGAGTTGGCCTGTAAGCCGGATTCTGTTCGCTGGGCGTTTGCCGCGTTTGGCCGCGTTGAAAGTGCCTGGTCAAAGCGTTGGGTGCGTTGGCTGTTCTGAGCTGCGCCTAGTTCTACTGCGTACGGACTGCGTACTGGGCGTGCATCACCAGGCGGCCTAAGTACATTTCAGCGACCAGGGCGAATAGGCGTTCATGGCGCGTCGCCCCGCAGCGCGGCGGCCGCCCCGGCGATCGTGGTCGGGTAAGACACCTCCGGCCCCGGACGGACCGTCCCGACCTCCTCGATCACCTGCAGTGAGTCGTCGAAGCGCACGGCCACGCGCCGGTCTGCCCGCACATAGGTGTCGGTGCGGGTGGAGATGTCGCGGTAAATCCCGTAGCGGTGAAGCTGCGCTTCCCGCACGACGAGATCGCGAGCCGTTTCCAGGTAGCGAAGGAAATAGGTGTCCTCGTTCATCAGGTAGTCGCTGTCCATCCTGTCGACATACGCGCGGAGTTCCTCGACGGTTGCGCCGACCAGACGCCCCTCGCATGTGTCGCACCCGCACCGCTCCCCGTAGTCCATCTGGGTCGGGTCTGGCGGCCATGGAACCCCGGGAGCGCCCTGGCTGGGCACATACCGGATCTCGTCGCCGCTCGTGCGGAGCAGCAAACTGACGGTCCTGCCTCCGATCGGTGCGGGACATTCGAGCTTGAGCCCGGCCCCGACGTACGAGGTGCCCCGGTCAGTTACATCCTCGGTCACGGCTTCCCACGATACCGGGGCGGTCGTAGCGCGCTACGCCCTTGCGTAGCATCGCGGCATGGCCAACCCACCCCCAGGGCTGCCCCCAGGCGCGCAGTTGCTGCCCGCCACAGCGATCGAGGGCAAGGTCCCCGGCATCGTCGCCGACGTCTTCTCAATCCAGCGCGATCTCGACTTCGCTCGCCAGTGCGCCGCGGGATACCTGCAACGCACGGCTTTCGATGACGACGGGCAACCGCTACAACAAACAGAGGAGCCCGATCGGACCCTGTTGGCGGAGGCGCTGTGGTCGGCGGCCGTGATCGCCTACCGTCGAGCCTTCGCGACAGGCAAAGCACACATAGTGCCCAAGGAGCAACGCTTCGATATCAAGGGCCTGCGCGCACACGTGTTCACGCCCGAGCAGACAGAGCTTGACGACCAGCTGCGGGGAATGGCAGATCAGCATGTCGCGCACCGAGTCAGCGATCTTGAGCAAATGAAGTTCCAGGTGACCCTCACACCCCCGCCGCACCCCCGAGCGGTTGCAGCATTGGGGCCGTGGATGCTGCACATGATTGGGCCAACAACCGATGTGGCAGAAGGCATGATCGGCATCTGCGACGTACTTCTGCCCATCCTCGCCCAGGAGATGCAGCCGTTCTACAACGCAATGGCCCAGAAGTTGAGCGACCCAGAGCAGCTGGAC
The DNA window shown above is from Mycobacterium sp. Aquia_216 and carries:
- a CDS encoding alpha/beta hydrolase — protein: MGLTRRDKIARLVLVSTAIAAVSLLLGGCVRVVGGHPLMAGPKLGQPVEWTPCRVASGSVKLPGGALCGKLAVPVDYDHPGGDVATLAMIRFPATGDKLGSLVINPGGPGESGIEAALGVVQTLPKRVRERFDLVGFDPRGVGSSRPAIWCNSDADNDRLRTEPNVDYSPAGVAHIEDETKQFVGRCVDKMGKDFLANVGTVNVARDLDAIRAALGDDKLTYLGYSYGTRIGSAYAEAFPQKVRAMILDGAVDPNADPIEADLRQAKGFQDAFNDYATDCAKQPSCPLGTDPSKAVDVYHSLVDPMVDPDNEMVGRPIPTKDPRGLSFSDAIVGTIMALYSPTLWHHLTDGFTELTEHRGDTLLALADMYMRRDPHGHYTNATDARVAINCVDQPPITDRAKVIDEDRRSREIAPFMSYGKFTGDAPLGTCAFWPVPPTSKPHAVSAPGLAPTVVVSTTHDPATPYKAGVDLANQLRGSLLTFDGTQHTVVFQGDSCIDDYVTAYLIGGTTPPSGAKC
- the panB gene encoding 3-methyl-2-oxobutanoate hydroxymethyltransferase, encoding MSEHNVYGAGAAREAAKAPRTKIRTHHLQKMKAEGHKWAMLTAYDYSTARVFDDAGIPVLLVGDSAANVVYGYDTTVPISIDELIPLVRGVVRGAPHALVVADLPFGSYEAGPAAALAAATRFMKEGGAHAVKLEGGERVAEQIACLSAAGIPVMAHIGFTPQSVNSLGGFRVQGRGDAAEQTVHDAIAVAEAGAFSVVMEMVPAELATQITGKLTIPTVGIGAGPNCDAQVLVWQDMAGMSSGKAARFVKRFANVGDELRRAATQYAEEVAGGVFPADEHCF
- a CDS encoding heme-binding protein; the protein is MVFFALGTSRAVIGGIAAAVVSGAMLFAAVGSAAADPDPAPAPPNCTAADLAQVSSGVAAATSVYLFSHPDVNAYFTSLKGQPRSEIGDQIKQYMDANPQAHADLEAIRQPLTDFKNRCQMQ
- a CDS encoding CYTH and CHAD domain-containing protein — its product is MPEPSRHLEVERKFDVPESTVTPSFEGIAAVARVETLPTQSLDAMYFDTQTQDLARNKITLRRRTGGHDAGWHLKLPAGPDARTEIRTPLGSADDDTVPRQLLDVVLAIVRDRPIKPVARITTQRESQVLYGIEGAPFAEFSNDHVRAWSANATDSPDAEPVVQEWREWELELDESRGASDTELLSRLSNRLLDAGGEPAGHASKLARVLGTTVPSNGTKPPKDPVQRAVAEQVDELVVWDRAVRADVYDSVHQMRVTTRKIRSLLKDSQAGLSDDTHAWVLDELRELAGVLGVARDAEVLAQRYEEALDRLSPELVRGPVRERLVEGAKRRYQSGLRRSLIAMRSQRYFRLLDALDSIVAQSPDTDSGEQPAPVTIDAAYKKVRKAAKAAAEADQAVQEEHVEPSADEDHQDDEEHDRDEALHVIRKRAKRLRYTAAATGADDVSKQAKAIQSLLGDHQDSVVSRDHLVQQADAAHAAGEDTFTYGLLYQEESDLAESCRQQLDEALRKLDKSVKKTH